The Sphingomonas sp. LY54 genome includes a region encoding these proteins:
- a CDS encoding tRNA (cytidine(34)-2'-O)-methyltransferase produces the protein MRIALYQPDQAGNVGTILRLAACFGTPLDIVEPCGFPYSDRALKRAGMDYAEIANVTRHADWTDFAARLPGRLVLFTTQGAVPLPQAHFEPGDTLLFGSESHGAPGDVHARADARVRIPQVEGTRSLNIAVAAGIGLAEALRQTAWA, from the coding sequence ATGCGGATCGCTTTGTATCAACCCGACCAGGCCGGCAATGTCGGCACGATATTGCGGTTAGCCGCATGTTTCGGCACGCCGCTCGACATTGTCGAGCCGTGCGGATTCCCCTATTCGGACCGGGCCTTGAAGCGCGCCGGCATGGACTATGCCGAAATCGCCAACGTCACCCGCCACGCCGACTGGACCGACTTCGCGGCGCGCCTGCCCGGCCGGCTCGTCCTGTTCACCACGCAAGGCGCCGTCCCCCTGCCCCAGGCCCACTTCGAACCCGGCGACACCTTGCTCTTCGGCTCCGAAAGCCACGGCGCCCCGGGCGACGTGCACGCGCGGGCGGACGCGCGGGTCCGCATCCCCCAGGTGGAAGGCACCCGCTCGCTCAACATCGCCGTGGCGGCGGGCATCGGCTTGGCC
- the petA gene encoding ubiquinol-cytochrome c reductase iron-sulfur subunit, which translates to MATVEHPDDTVGGSPEGVRRRDFINIAAVSFAGVGAVAVVYPLVNQMNPSADVLALAQTELDISAIEPGQAIKTSWRKQPVFVRNLTPQEIAAANAVPAADLRDPQTLAERTKEGKQNWLVTMGVCTHLGCVPLGAAEGENRGEYGGYFCPCHGSHYDTAARIRKGPAPTNLVVPEYEFASDTVIRIG; encoded by the coding sequence ATGGCGACGGTTGAACATCCCGATGATACGGTTGGCGGCTCGCCCGAGGGCGTCCGCCGCCGCGATTTCATCAATATCGCAGCAGTGAGCTTCGCCGGCGTCGGCGCGGTCGCTGTGGTCTATCCGCTGGTGAACCAGATGAACCCGTCGGCCGACGTGCTCGCGCTGGCCCAGACCGAGCTCGACATTTCGGCGATCGAACCGGGCCAGGCGATCAAGACCAGCTGGCGCAAGCAGCCGGTCTTCGTCCGCAACCTGACCCCGCAGGAAATCGCCGCCGCCAACGCGGTGCCGGCCGCCGATCTGCGCGATCCCCAGACGCTCGCCGAGCGCACCAAGGAAGGCAAGCAGAACTGGCTGGTCACGATGGGCGTCTGCACCCATCTCGGCTGCGTCCCGCTGGGCGCCGCCGAGGGCGAGAATCGCGGCGAATATGGCGGCTATTTCTGCCCCTGCCACGGTTCGCACTACGACACCGCCGCGCGCATCCGTAAGGGTCCGGCGCCAACCAACCTCGTCGTGCCCGAATATGAATTCGCGTCCGACACTGTCATCCGCATCGGCTGA
- a CDS encoding cytochrome b/b6: MSFPWAEQYNPKSPFMRWVDDRLPLPRLVFNAVGAGYPVPRNLNHFWNFGVLAGVALTIQIITGIILAMHYAANGAIAFDSVEHIMRNVNQGWLLRYAHANGASFFFIVTYIHIFRGLYYGSYKAPREMVWLLGLVIFLLMMATAFMGYVLPWGQMSYWGAQVITGLFAAIPLVGEPIQTWLLGGYVPDNAALNRFFSLHYLLPFVIAGVIILHIWALHIPGSGNPTGVDVKSPQDTVPFHPYYTAKDGFGLGLFLIAFAIVLFFLPNALGHADNYIPANPLSTPAHIVPEWYFWPFYAILRAFTVDFILPAKLWGVIAMFASIILLFFLPWLDRSPVRSGSYRPKFKMFFWILVADVLVLGYCGGAPAEEPYVMISQIATIYYFAHFLIILPLVSKLERPLPLPNSISESVLHGEKAEAAPIGVDARVAPAE, translated from the coding sequence ATGAGCTTTCCCTGGGCGGAACAATATAATCCCAAGTCGCCGTTCATGCGCTGGGTGGACGACCGCCTGCCGCTGCCGCGGCTGGTGTTCAACGCGGTCGGCGCCGGCTATCCGGTGCCGCGCAACCTCAACCATTTCTGGAATTTCGGCGTCCTCGCCGGCGTCGCGCTGACGATCCAGATCATCACCGGCATCATCCTGGCGATGCATTATGCCGCCAACGGTGCGATCGCGTTCGACTCGGTCGAGCACATCATGCGCAACGTCAACCAGGGCTGGCTGCTGCGCTATGCCCATGCCAACGGCGCGAGCTTCTTCTTCATCGTCACCTACATCCACATCTTCCGCGGTCTCTATTACGGCTCCTACAAGGCGCCGCGCGAGATGGTGTGGCTGCTTGGCCTGGTCATCTTCCTGCTGATGATGGCGACCGCCTTCATGGGCTACGTCCTTCCCTGGGGCCAGATGAGCTACTGGGGCGCGCAGGTCATCACCGGCCTGTTCGCGGCGATCCCGCTGGTCGGCGAGCCGATCCAGACCTGGCTGCTCGGCGGCTACGTCCCGGACAATGCCGCGCTGAACCGCTTCTTCTCGCTCCACTATCTGCTGCCGTTCGTGATCGCAGGCGTCATCATCCTGCACATCTGGGCGCTGCACATTCCGGGCTCGGGCAACCCGACCGGCGTCGACGTCAAGTCGCCGCAGGACACGGTGCCCTTCCACCCCTATTACACCGCCAAGGACGGCTTCGGACTGGGCCTGTTCCTCATCGCCTTCGCGATCGTTCTGTTCTTCCTGCCGAACGCGCTGGGCCATGCCGACAACTACATCCCGGCCAACCCGCTCTCGACGCCGGCGCACATCGTCCCCGAATGGTATTTCTGGCCGTTCTACGCGATCCTGCGCGCCTTCACCGTCGATTTCATCCTGCCGGCTAAGCTGTGGGGCGTGATCGCGATGTTCGCGTCGATCATCCTGCTGTTCTTCCTGCCCTGGCTCGACCGCTCGCCGGTCCGCTCGGGCAGCTACCGCCCGAAGTTCAAGATGTTCTTCTGGATCCTCGTGGCGGACGTGCTGGTGCTCGGCTATTGCGGCGGCGCCCCGGCGGAAGAGCCCTATGTGATGATCTCGCAGATCGCGACCATCTACTATTTCGCGCACTTCCTCATCATCCTTCCGCTCGTCTCCAAGCTCGAGCGTCCGCTGCCGCTGCCCAATTCCATCTCGGAAAGCGTGCTGCACGGCGAGAAGGCTGAAGCTGCGCCAATCGGTGTCGACGCCCGCGTCGCGCCGGCCGAATAA